The region GGCCGAAGCCTCAAAATAAGGGGGAAGTCATGAAATTGCGCATGCTTGGAAGTGGACTGGTCAGCGTTGTGGCGCTGGCGGTCGGCATGGGAGTTGCCCACGCAAAGAGCGACCTCACCATCGCGCTGCAGCTCGAGCCGCCGCATCTGGATCCGACCAGTGCGGCCGCCGGCGCGATCGATTCCGTTCTTTATTCCAACGTTTTTGAAGGGCTGACCCGCTTCGGTCCCGACGGCTCGGTCAATCCGGGCCTTGCGGAAAGCTGGACCGTTTCCGACGACGGCAAGACCTATACCTTCAAGCTGCATTCCGGCGTGAAGTTCCACGACGGCACGGACATGACCGCCGAGGACGTGAAATTCACCCTCGACCGGGCACGCGCCGAGGACAGCCAGAACGCGCAGAAGGCGCTTTTTTCCGGCATCGAGAGCGTCGAGGCCGTCGATCCGCTGACCGTGAAGGTGACCCTTTCGGCGCCGGACGGCAGCTTCCCGTTCAACATGGCCTGGGGCGATGCGGTGATCGTGGCCCCTGAAACCATCGGCGACATCAAGACCAAACCGGTCGGGACCGGAGCCTTCAGGTTTTCCGACTGGACCCAGGGCGACAAGATCGAGCTGGAAAAGAACGCCGACTACTGGGGCACGCCCGCCAAACTGGACAAGGCGACGTTCAAGTTCATTTCCGACCCGACCGCGGCTTTCGCTGCCGTGATGGCGGAAGACGTGGATGCCTTTGCCGGCTTCCCCGCGCCGGAAAACCTGCCGCAGTTCGAAGCCGATCCGAGGTTCCAGGTGCTGGTCGGCTCGACGGAAGGCGAGACGATCCTGTCGATCAACAACAAGCTTCCCCCGCTCGACGACATCAAGGTGCGCGAGGCGATCGCCCATGCCATCGACCGGCAGGCGATTATCGACGGGGCCATGTTCGGCTACGGCACGCCGATCGGAACCCACTTCGCCCCGCACCACCCGGACTATGTCGACCTGACCGCCAACAGCGCCCATGACCCGGAACTGGCGAAAAAACTGCTGGCTGAGGCCGGATATCCTGACGGCTTCACGACCACGCTGAAATTGCCGCCGCCCTCCTATGCCCGCCGGGGCGGGGAGATCATCGCGGCTCAACTGCGGGCGGTCGGCATCGAAACCGAGATTACCAACCTGGAATGGGCCCAGTGGCTGGAACAGGTGTTCAAGGGCAAGGATTTCGGCCTGACCATCGTC is a window of Roseibium salinum DNA encoding:
- a CDS encoding ABC transporter substrate-binding protein, producing the protein MKLRMLGSGLVSVVALAVGMGVAHAKSDLTIALQLEPPHLDPTSAAAGAIDSVLYSNVFEGLTRFGPDGSVNPGLAESWTVSDDGKTYTFKLHSGVKFHDGTDMTAEDVKFTLDRARAEDSQNAQKALFSGIESVEAVDPLTVKVTLSAPDGSFPFNMAWGDAVIVAPETIGDIKTKPVGTGAFRFSDWTQGDKIELEKNADYWGTPAKLDKATFKFISDPTAAFAAVMAEDVDAFAGFPAPENLPQFEADPRFQVLVGSTEGETILSINNKLPPLDDIKVREAIAHAIDRQAIIDGAMFGYGTPIGTHFAPHHPDYVDLTANSAHDPELAKKLLAEAGYPDGFTTTLKLPPPSYARRGGEIIAAQLRAVGIETEITNLEWAQWLEQVFKGKDFGLTIVSHTEPMDIGIYARPDYYFQYQNPEFNKVIEDLTLANDPEERSALLKQAQEMISKDYVNGYLFQLAFPTVANAKIKGLWKNQPTQATDLTAVHWEE